The Henckelia pumila isolate YLH828 chromosome 2, ASM3356847v2, whole genome shotgun sequence genome includes a window with the following:
- the LOC140883252 gene encoding zinc finger protein 7-like, which produces MRPRNLNLESEDESESTSHVASNISVQETSPAHSKETNNFQETTTPLTLDLTLGFFDNSNTDPKGTDESPHPPAGTRVFSCNYCRRKFYSSQALGGHQNAHKRERTLAKRAMRMGMLSERYASLASLPLHGSAFQSLGIEAHSAMHQHIVRPIHNRPIHGTKGGARFADQGYFGNMPAVFMEYDDADISSWPGSFRQIDGYHGNQGFDLGQSSNISFAAPDPPPRTDSSLPDLNLKL; this is translated from the coding sequence ATGAGGCCCCGGAATCTCAATCTAGAGTCAGAAGACGAATCCGAATCCACCAGCCATGTAGCCTCCAATATATCCGTGCAAGAGACGTCCCCTGCTCATTCCAAAGAAACCAACAACTTTCAAGAAACAACTACACCTCTTACTCTGGACCTCACACTCGGCTTCTTCGACAACTCCAACACGGATCCAAAAGGCACAGATGAATCCCCACACCCTCCAGCAGGTACCCGTGTTTTCTCATGCAATTACTGCCGCCGGAAGTTCTATAGCTCACAGGCATTGGGAGGACACCAGAATGCACACAAGAGAGAAAGAACACTTGCGAAAAGGGCCATGCGAATGGGTATGTTATCAGAGAGATATGCTAGCTTAGCCTCTTTACCGCTCCATGGTTCCGCATTTCAATCTTTAGGCATCGAAGCTCATTCAGCAATGCACCAACACATCGTCAGGCCTATTCATAATAGGCCGATTCACGGGACAAAAGGCGGGGCAAGGTTTGCTGATCAAGGCTATTTCGGGAACATGCCTGCTGTATTCATGGAGTATGATGATGCCGATATTTCGTCATGGCCTGGAAGCTTCCGGCAAATCGATGGCTATCATGGAAATCAGGGATTTGATTTAGGACAGAGTTCTAACATAAGTTTTGCGGCGCCTGATCCGCCTCCGAGGACAGATTCATCGCTTCCTGATCTAAATTTGAAGCTGTGA
- the LOC140881817 gene encoding probable ascorbate-specific transmembrane electron transporter 1, with the protein MALERSSSYDTSSALPVTRFAHVVAVAVITLLLVWLLHFREGVAFKSDVEAKIFNMHPLLMVIGSVLLSGEAIMAYKIWPEIRKRPKTIHLVLHLVALGAGIVGIYAVFKFHSDEGFPHMYSFHSWLGMSTICLFALQWLFSFVTFVYPRAEASTRNSVAPRHAVLGIIIFFMAILSAETGLVEKFFILRLKRDQEALVVNFTALLIFVYAASVVITVLFY; encoded by the exons ATGGCTCTCGAAAGAAGCTCGAGCTACGATACGTCGTCGGCGCTTCCGGTGACTCGTTTTGCACATGTTGTGGCAGTAGCAGTGATCACTCTACTCCTTGTTTGGTTGCTTCATTTCAGGGAAGGGGTTGCTTTTAAATCAGACGTGGAAGCCAAGATTTTTAAT ATGCATCCACTGCTGATGGTTATTGGCTCTGTCTTACTCTCTGGTGAAG CAATCATGGCATACAAAATCTGGCCGGAAATTAGGAAACGACCGAAAACGATTCATTTGGTGCTGCATTTGGTGGCACTCGGAGCTGGAATCGTGGGGATTTATGCAGTGTTCAAGTTTCACAGTGACGAGGGGTTTCCCCATATGTATTCCTTCCATTCTTGGTTGGGCATGTCCACTATCTGCCTTTTTGCTCTCCAG TGGCTATTCTCTTTCGTCACGTTCGTTTATCCTCGAGCGGAAGCATCAACAAGGAACAGTGTAGCACCACGGCACGCAGTATTAGgaatcatcatcttcttcatggCGATTTTAAGCGCAGAAACCGGGCTGGTCGAGAAATTCTTCATCTTGAGGCTAAAACGAGATCAAGAAGCACTTGTAGTCAACTTCACTGCGCTCTTGATCTTCGTGTACGCTGCGTCTGTTGTTATCACTGTTCTGTTCTACTAG
- the LOC140881816 gene encoding mediator of RNA polymerase II transcription subunit 27, translating into MQHAATPPPPEAGDAPPKQVAQALERLGEAGRLIADVRLGADRLLEALFFVASEPYHQQSSRCLNLIVKEESIMRQHLQNLRSIGRQLEESGVLNDSLRSRSNSWGLHMPLVCPDGAVVAYAWKRQLAGQAGASAVDRTRLALKAFTDQKRRFFPHLADDSAAESATKKLCIPPPLNPQEELGDLRSVSDILSHLEKEIPEFKTFTYQRSDWLNRASALPSAANESSIELSKDHDFPSTTNLRQDSASIHATDEAAVIELLLPSVFRAVISLHTARSIDPDAVAFFSPDEGGSHLHGHGFSSHHVFRHVSEHASMALQYFICVNPESALHSLLHWICSYRTLFTKACSKCGKLLLMDKQSGLILPPVRRPFRNFSASKISAKNSLIESSSSLDLILAFHISCFSDKA; encoded by the exons atgcagCACGCTGCAACACCACCACCGCCGGAGGCGGGGGATGCACCGCCGAAGCAGGTGGCACAAGCTTTGGAAAGGCTGGGTGAGGCGGGGCGGCTGATAGCTGATGTAAGGCTAGGTGCGGATCGGCTTCTGGAAGCTCTATTTTTCGTGGCGTCGGAGCCTTACCATCAGCAGTCTTCTAGGTGTttgaatttaattgttaaaGAAGAATCCATAATGCGCCAGCACCTCCAGAACCTTCGCTCCATAG GAAGGCAGCTGGAGGAATCTGGTGTTCTGAATGATTCTCTTCGTTCACGAAGTAATTCTTGGGGCCTTCACATGCCTTTGGTTTGCCCAGATGGTGCTGTTGTTGCATATGCTTGGAAACGTCAACTTGCTGGTCAGGCTGGTGCTTCTGCCGTTGATCGGACCAG ATTGGCTCTGAAAGCCTTTACAGATCAAAAAAGGCGGTTTTTCCCGCACCTTGCTGATGATTCTGCCGCGGAATCAGCTACAAAAAAACTTTGCATCCCCCCACCTCTGAATCCCCAAGAAGAGCTTGGTGATCTGAGATCAGTATCTGATATCTTGTCCCATTTAGAGAAAGAGATTCCCGAATTTAAAACATTTACTTACCAGCGATCAGATTGGTTAAATCGGGCATCTGCATTGCCCTCTGCTGCGAATGAAAGTTCTATTGAATTGTCAAAAGATCATGACTTCCCTAGTACAACCAATTTAAGACAAGATTCAGCAAGTATTCACGCGACAGATGAAGCTGCTGTAATCGAGCTACTTCTGCCTTCTGTTTTTAGAGCAGTAATATCTCTGCATACAGCTCGTTCCATAGATCCGGATGCGGTAGCATTCTTTTCTCCTGACGAG GGTGGCAGCCACTTACATGGACATGGCTTTTCATCGCATCATGTGTTTAGACATGTCTCG GAACATGCTTCTATGGCTCTGCAATACTTCATTTGTGTCAACCCCGAATCAGCCTTGCATTCTTTGCTG CACTGGATCTGCAGTTATCGAACTTTGTTTACCAAAGCTTGCag CAAGTGTGGCAAGCTACTATTGATGGACAAACAATCAGGTTTGATTTTACCTCCTGTAAGACGCCCTTTCCGCAACTTCTCTGCCAGCAAAATTTCAGCAAAAAATAGCTTGATTGAGAGCTCTAGTAGCCTGGATCTCATACTGGCTTTCCATATCAGCTGCTTTTCAGATAAAGCATAG